The following are encoded together in the Thalassolituus oleivorans MIL-1 genome:
- a CDS encoding phage baseplate assembly protein V gives MTRNQLIRSISAFTAPIARRIKMLVQRSVLTRVKYESKVRLLQVKVPGGQELADIEHLEPFGFTSHAPAGAECLVLAFGGNGSHSVGLQVGDRRYRMLIEEGDVAIYNQNADYLHLKNDGTATLKSSTKVIVESPAVEMTGTLKVAGATTLESTLNVALAATLSTSMTTPSATITAGTITTAVITSLTVNGIAFDTHAHSYTDNGNPLVSGGPQ, from the coding sequence ATGACCCGCAATCAGCTAATTCGCAGCATATCCGCATTTACGGCACCCATCGCCCGACGCATTAAAATGCTCGTGCAACGCAGCGTTTTAACCCGTGTTAAATACGAATCTAAAGTGCGTTTACTACAAGTGAAGGTGCCCGGCGGCCAAGAGCTAGCGGACATCGAACATCTAGAGCCGTTCGGTTTTACCAGTCACGCCCCTGCCGGTGCCGAGTGCCTGGTGCTTGCATTCGGCGGCAACGGCTCTCACTCAGTTGGTTTGCAAGTGGGTGATCGTAGATACCGCATGCTTATCGAAGAAGGCGACGTTGCTATTTACAACCAAAACGCTGACTACCTGCACTTAAAAAACGACGGCACAGCAACGTTAAAAAGCAGCACAAAAGTGATTGTCGAAAGTCCAGCCGTTGAGATGACCGGTACGCTAAAAGTCGCGGGCGCAACAACGCTAGAAAGCACATTAAATGTGGCTCTAGCGGCGACGCTTTCAACGAGCATGACGACGCCGAGTGCCACAATAACAGCAGGCACAATTACAACGGCAGTCATCACATCATTAACCGTCAACGGCATTGCGTTTGATACCCATGCACACAGCTACACCGACAACGGCAATCCGCTAGTGTCAGGAGGCCCACAATGA
- a CDS encoding class II aldolase/adducin family protein, translated as MASVRDQVSSAEWETRVNLAAAYNLVAMYGWDDLIFTHISARVPGPEAHFLINPYGMMFDEVSASSLVKVDLLGNKAMSSDYDINPAGFIIHSAVHEARSDAHCVMHLHTKEGVAVSAQAQGLLPISQQSLFPLSGLSYHAYEGVALNPEEKVRLVADLGTTDFMILRNHGLLTCAENIADAFLNMFILQRACEVQLLAQSGGAELIPISQPIVDGIKQAAKQVTRNAGGKLAWPGLLRKLERIGAPYAN; from the coding sequence ATGGCTTCCGTCCGCGATCAAGTGTCGTCTGCAGAATGGGAAACTCGCGTCAATTTAGCCGCAGCCTACAATCTTGTGGCTATGTATGGCTGGGATGATTTAATTTTTACTCATATCTCTGCGCGCGTGCCTGGCCCTGAGGCCCATTTTTTAATTAATCCTTATGGGATGATGTTTGATGAAGTCAGTGCGTCGAGTTTGGTTAAAGTCGATTTGCTCGGTAACAAAGCGATGTCGTCTGATTACGATATCAATCCTGCGGGATTTATTATTCATAGTGCTGTTCATGAAGCGCGCAGCGACGCGCATTGTGTTATGCACCTCCACACGAAAGAAGGCGTTGCTGTATCGGCTCAAGCACAGGGTCTGTTGCCTATTTCGCAGCAGTCATTATTTCCGCTGTCAGGGCTAAGCTATCACGCCTATGAGGGCGTTGCGTTAAATCCAGAAGAAAAGGTACGGCTAGTTGCTGATCTCGGCACTACCGACTTTATGATTTTGCGCAATCACGGACTGCTAACCTGTGCCGAAAATATAGCGGATGCATTTTTGAATATGTTTATTTTGCAACGAGCTTGCGAAGTACAGTTACTGGCTCAGTCTGGCGGTGCAGAATTAATTCCCATCTCTCAACCTATAGTGGACGGTATTAAACAAGCCGCTAAGCAAGTAACGCGTAATGCGGGAGGGAAGCTGGCCTGGCCAGGATTGCTACGCAAGCTTGAGCGAATAGGGGCTCCGTACGCTAATTGA
- a CDS encoding phage GP46 family protein, translated as MSNILAIIWDSNNQRLDVAPRQNTQLTKLTTAIAISLFTDASVNTDELPDGEKNRGYWGDMYLPSGQSLGSKLWLLNRSKITTETINKARDYITEATQWMIDGSDLLAIEITVERQALDRLAYQLNCQLNNGTWQQIIMEQTYAV; from the coding sequence ATGAGCAACATATTAGCGATTATCTGGGACTCAAATAATCAGCGTTTAGACGTTGCACCACGCCAAAACACACAGCTCACAAAGCTAACCACGGCTATTGCGATCAGTCTATTTACAGACGCCAGCGTCAATACTGATGAGCTACCCGACGGCGAAAAAAATCGCGGCTACTGGGGCGACATGTACCTGCCATCCGGTCAGAGTCTGGGCAGCAAATTATGGCTACTAAATCGCTCAAAAATTACAACAGAAACAATCAACAAAGCCCGCGATTACATCACCGAAGCAACGCAATGGATGATCGATGGTAGTGATCTTTTAGCGATTGAAATTACCGTAGAGCGCCAAGCGCTAGATCGCCTCGCATACCAGCTCAATTGCCAGCTAAATAATGGCACTTGGCAGCAAATAATCATGGAGCAAACTTATGCCGTTTGA
- a CDS encoding GGDEF domain-containing protein produces MPNQTATCPVGELSCPLVDEVVHLRQQVITDPLTGLFNVRHFREMLEQELERTQRTRMSTAVMMIDLDHFKRINDSYGHEEGNTVLRHTARLIEAMTRRLDVRCRYGGEEFVVILPSTELAVAKRVAERVRSALASTPVDISENSITVTASIGLAICRVDEYLGAAQLVQEADKWLYEAKRQGRNRVCFNTPVQRDQGVSQDEKDAIRGLFGGD; encoded by the coding sequence ATGCCCAATCAAACCGCTACCTGTCCGGTAGGAGAGTTAAGTTGTCCTCTGGTTGATGAAGTGGTGCACTTGCGTCAGCAAGTGATTACCGATCCGCTAACGGGCTTATTCAACGTCCGCCATTTTCGTGAAATGCTCGAACAAGAGTTAGAGCGTACTCAGCGAACTCGTATGTCGACCGCAGTGATGATGATCGATTTGGATCATTTCAAACGCATTAATGACAGCTATGGTCACGAAGAAGGTAATACTGTCTTACGTCATACCGCCCGTCTAATTGAAGCGATGACACGTCGATTGGACGTACGTTGTCGATATGGTGGTGAGGAATTTGTCGTTATTTTGCCATCGACGGAGTTGGCCGTAGCCAAGCGAGTTGCCGAGCGCGTACGATCAGCTCTGGCGTCTACGCCGGTTGATATTAGCGAAAACTCAATTACCGTGACGGCCAGCATTGGTTTGGCTATCTGTCGGGTCGATGAATATCTTGGCGCAGCCCAGTTGGTGCAAGAAGCTGATAAATGGCTGTATGAAGCGAAACGGCAGGGCCGTAATCGCGTTTGTTTCAATACTCCCGTTCAGCGCGACCAAGGCGTAAGCCAAGACGAAAAAGATGCTATACGTGGTTTATTCGGTGGCGATTAA
- a CDS encoding methyltransferase domain-containing protein, whose translation MTHDSADHSSLEAAHKHLTVDRNFDDLAARFSRTIYATPRGQLRLLALAQDFSDLAIPLEGATVLDIGGGQGQFSLQLAKQGANISLCDVSQEMLTLAQDLFAAENIPVNSQCCSLQATDSVFPHEYDIVLNHAVLEWLEHPFDALPQLAARVRPGGWLSLMFYNLHGHEWRQLMNGRTHAPKGANPRLRREGNAPQHPLDPDAIEQALTQLGFSVRRWRGIRCIHDHMHQKIRERIGQEAVNKSDLEVGLQEPYRRLGRYVHFLAQRNP comes from the coding sequence ATGACCCACGATTCCGCCGACCATTCCAGCCTAGAGGCTGCCCATAAACACCTAACGGTCGATCGCAATTTCGACGATCTGGCCGCACGTTTTAGTCGCACTATTTACGCCACACCGCGAGGGCAATTACGATTATTGGCATTGGCACAAGACTTTAGCGATTTAGCGATACCACTTGAAGGCGCAACGGTATTGGATATCGGCGGAGGCCAAGGACAATTCAGCTTACAACTGGCCAAACAAGGCGCAAATATTTCATTGTGTGATGTCTCACAAGAAATGCTGACGCTCGCGCAGGATCTCTTCGCAGCGGAAAACATCCCCGTTAACAGCCAATGCTGCAGCCTACAAGCAACCGATAGTGTCTTTCCACATGAGTATGACATTGTGCTTAATCATGCCGTTTTAGAGTGGTTAGAACATCCATTTGATGCACTTCCCCAGCTGGCGGCTCGTGTACGCCCCGGCGGTTGGTTATCACTTATGTTTTATAACTTACATGGACATGAATGGCGTCAACTGATGAATGGCCGTACACATGCCCCCAAGGGCGCGAACCCAAGATTACGCCGCGAAGGGAATGCGCCGCAACATCCGCTAGACCCTGATGCCATTGAGCAAGCACTAACTCAGCTCGGCTTTAGCGTTCGGCGCTGGCGCGGTATTCGTTGTATTCACGATCATATGCATCAAAAAATTCGTGAACGCATCGGGCAAGAGGCCGTGAACAAATCCGATCTTGAAGTAGGACTGCAAGAACCCTATCGACGTTTAGGGCGCTACGTCCATTTCCTCGCACAGCGCAATCCATGA
- a CDS encoding putative phage tail protein, with translation MNALMSYQKSLLALLPQGSAWLRDDDGKIALLMRGLAEEFARIDTRAQQLIDESLPSGVIELLERWEADYGLPDSCSSVVQTFDQRISALEQKYKLYGSQSRAFLVSLVDAYGLIANISEYKEAVFGGDFGGYFWGTDWAFVVQFDIEIPDTITDIDSTKSILECSIARILHAHKYPIFVYGGAPDGALSYNGAYLTYNGAYLTYNP, from the coding sequence ATGAATGCGCTGATGAGTTATCAAAAATCACTGCTCGCATTGCTGCCGCAGGGTTCTGCATGGCTTCGCGACGACGATGGAAAAATCGCATTACTCATGCGTGGGCTGGCAGAAGAATTTGCGCGCATCGATACTCGCGCTCAGCAGCTTATAGATGAGTCGCTACCGAGTGGCGTGATCGAATTGTTAGAGCGCTGGGAAGCAGATTACGGCCTGCCTGATAGTTGCTCATCGGTTGTACAAACATTCGATCAGCGCATATCCGCGCTGGAACAAAAATACAAACTTTACGGCAGCCAAAGCCGTGCTTTCTTAGTGTCACTTGTCGACGCATACGGGCTAATAGCAAACATATCAGAGTACAAAGAAGCGGTGTTTGGTGGCGATTTTGGTGGCTACTTCTGGGGCACAGACTGGGCGTTTGTTGTTCAGTTTGATATCGAAATCCCCGATACGATCACAGATATCGACTCAACAAAATCGATATTGGAATGCTCTATAGCTCGCATTCTGCACGCTCATAAGTACCCGATATTTGTATACGGCGGCGCTCCTGATGGCGCACTTTCATACAACGGCGCTTATCTCACGTACAACGGCGCTTATCTGACTTACAACCCATAG
- a CDS encoding DUF523 domain-containing protein encodes MKRLLVSACLLGQPVRYDGESNENKVNQLAEQLRQWQQQGRIIAVCPEVAGGLTTPRPAAEIQGGDGHDVLDGKAKVITTQGDDVTTEFIKGAQQTLALAQKYHAMAALLAARSPSCGVGQIYDGEFQRQLTQGDGVTVALLQRHGIQCFSPDDHSCLLHWMNDL; translated from the coding sequence ATGAAACGCTTATTAGTGAGCGCCTGCTTACTCGGTCAGCCAGTCAGATACGATGGTGAAAGCAACGAGAACAAAGTGAACCAACTCGCTGAGCAGCTGCGCCAGTGGCAACAACAAGGCCGGATCATCGCTGTGTGCCCAGAAGTTGCTGGCGGCCTAACAACGCCCCGCCCTGCCGCAGAGATCCAAGGCGGAGATGGACATGACGTTTTGGACGGTAAAGCGAAAGTGATCACCACCCAAGGGGATGACGTTACTACTGAATTTATCAAAGGCGCACAACAAACCTTAGCACTAGCACAAAAGTATCACGCCATGGCGGCCTTGCTTGCGGCTCGCTCTCCTTCTTGTGGTGTAGGCCAGATATATGATGGTGAATTTCAGCGCCAACTCACCCAAGGAGATGGCGTTACCGTGGCATTATTGCAACGCCATGGCATCCAGTGTTTCTCACCTGATGACCATTCATGCCTATTGCACTGGATGAATGATCTTTAA
- a CDS encoding PAS domain-containing protein — MEASDLIVSKTDTASRITYVNDCFCRIAGYTYQELLGKPQNIIRHPCMPRAVFSLMWEHLKQEQEFLGYLRNMAKDGSYYWAFASIAPVYEDGEVVGYLSARRAPNPNALELVIPLYEKMRKLELSLPEDQQIPHASALLWREISREYQSYAEFILAF, encoded by the coding sequence TTGGAAGCAAGTGATCTGATTGTGTCTAAAACCGATACGGCAAGCCGGATTACCTATGTTAACGATTGCTTCTGTCGAATTGCTGGCTACACCTATCAAGAACTGCTAGGCAAACCTCAAAATATCATTCGCCATCCTTGCATGCCTCGGGCCGTCTTCAGCCTTATGTGGGAGCATCTGAAGCAAGAGCAGGAGTTTCTTGGGTATCTAAGAAATATGGCGAAAGATGGTAGCTACTACTGGGCATTCGCCAGTATTGCACCTGTATATGAAGACGGTGAGGTCGTCGGTTATTTATCGGCTCGACGAGCACCAAATCCAAACGCCTTAGAGTTGGTGATTCCTCTATATGAAAAAATGCGCAAACTCGAATTAAGCCTACCAGAAGATCAACAAATCCCTCACGCCAGTGCACTACTCTGGCGAGAAATTAGTCGGGAGTATCAGAGCTATGCCGAATTTATCCTTGCTTTTTAA
- a CDS encoding baseplate J/gp47 family protein, with the protein MPFERPSLATLKARIAADIERNSGESATARGDIYYPIAQAHAGACYGLHTHLDYNRDQLFDDTADNENLLRRAAEMGIYQIAATRAAGTAIIAATDGTVIPAETIFTKDQIAYRVTESATAESGSATLNLRAVEPGINGNLTVGKTLTISATIAGADTTATVVEISGGAESESISRVRERLADRRQNPPMGGNANDYITWAKEAHVDVTRAWSYPNENGLGTVVVRFVTDDLATPIPSPAHITAVQDYTDTVRPAGMAGFSVATIVAAPLDITFTSLTPDTSDVRLAVEAELDDLIKREATPGGILLISAINEAISAAAGETDHAIDLVADITSNQNQLIVLGTITWPV; encoded by the coding sequence ATGCCGTTTGAACGCCCATCACTAGCAACACTAAAGGCTCGCATTGCGGCTGATATTGAACGTAATAGCGGCGAATCTGCGACCGCTCGCGGTGACATTTATTACCCCATCGCACAAGCCCATGCGGGCGCATGTTATGGACTGCACACCCACTTAGATTACAACCGCGATCAGTTGTTTGACGACACGGCCGACAACGAAAATCTATTGCGTCGCGCAGCAGAAATGGGCATCTATCAAATTGCAGCAACACGCGCTGCGGGTACAGCAATAATTGCAGCAACAGACGGCACAGTGATACCGGCTGAAACGATTTTTACGAAAGACCAAATCGCCTACCGCGTTACCGAATCAGCGACCGCTGAAAGTGGCTCTGCAACGCTCAATTTAAGAGCCGTTGAACCGGGTATTAACGGCAATTTAACCGTCGGTAAAACACTCACTATTTCAGCAACAATCGCCGGTGCAGATACAACTGCCACAGTCGTAGAAATTAGCGGCGGCGCAGAATCAGAATCAATAAGTCGCGTGCGCGAACGCCTTGCGGATCGTCGACAAAACCCACCGATGGGCGGCAACGCAAACGACTACATCACATGGGCAAAAGAGGCACACGTCGATGTTACTCGTGCGTGGTCATACCCCAATGAAAACGGTCTAGGCACAGTCGTCGTGCGATTCGTTACAGACGACCTCGCAACACCAATTCCGTCGCCAGCACACATCACAGCAGTGCAAGATTATACCGACACAGTGCGCCCCGCAGGCATGGCCGGATTCAGCGTCGCGACCATAGTCGCGGCACCGCTCGACATCACATTTACAAGCCTAACGCCAGACACATCCGACGTGCGTTTAGCCGTCGAAGCCGAGCTAGACGATCTCATCAAACGCGAAGCCACTCCAGGCGGCATATTACTGATATCGGCAATTAACGAGGCGATATCAGCAGCCGCAGGTGAGACAGATCATGCGATTGATTTAGTTGCAGATATTACAAGTAACCAAAATCAGTTGATTGTGCTCGGCACGATCACTTGGCCAGTATAA
- a CDS encoding flavin-containing monooxygenase has translation MTDIKRTLPKYTEVVIVGGGLGGLAMGIQLQKHGINDYIIVEKDVEVGGSWRDNSYPGCACDVQSHLYSFSFTNKSDWTKRYAPWDEIQDYILATVSEYNVRPNIRFGLEVNSSVFDEKTATWTVGTADGQTVKCKYFILATGPLHHPQIPNIPGLDTFKGKVMHSARWDHGYDLKGKKVASIGTGGSAIQYVPEIAPDVERLDVYQRSAAWVIPRDERKYSKASKWVFEKFPSLRRLYRARLYMTNEMRVWPIFHPSIAVVAEFFAKQFIRAQVKDPVVRKKLTPDYMLGCKRILISNKWYPAFNRDNVDLITDGIKEIREHSIVDSNGVEREVDTIILGTGFIVDPRGYMNKFNLKGLPGHDILEDWKDGAEAYLGNTVTGYPNMFQLVGPNAGLGHNSILFMIESQVHYILQCMKEVQKRDVGYLNVKKEAQVEFNEEMQSRIKGSVWTSGCKSWYQQADGKNFALWPSSTMEFYRRNRNVIARHYEWVKVEAKPQATVQLGSKERVVAKAKSKTAAAKEVSA, from the coding sequence ATGACGGATATTAAACGTACTCTACCAAAATACACAGAAGTCGTTATTGTCGGTGGCGGTTTGGGTGGCCTAGCAATGGGTATCCAACTACAAAAACATGGCATTAATGACTACATTATCGTTGAGAAAGATGTCGAAGTTGGCGGTTCATGGCGCGACAATTCTTACCCAGGTTGCGCGTGTGATGTTCAGTCACATCTTTATTCATTTTCGTTCACGAATAAATCAGATTGGACGAAACGCTATGCTCCATGGGATGAAATCCAAGATTATATTCTAGCAACTGTGAGTGAGTATAACGTACGCCCTAATATTCGCTTTGGTCTTGAAGTGAATAGTTCAGTTTTCGACGAAAAAACCGCGACGTGGACAGTAGGCACAGCTGACGGCCAAACGGTTAAATGTAAGTACTTCATTTTAGCGACGGGCCCGTTACACCATCCACAAATTCCAAATATTCCGGGTCTTGATACATTCAAAGGTAAGGTAATGCATTCCGCACGCTGGGATCATGGTTACGATTTGAAAGGTAAAAAGGTTGCCTCCATAGGTACAGGCGGTAGCGCGATTCAGTATGTACCTGAAATTGCGCCGGATGTTGAGCGTTTAGATGTGTATCAGCGCAGTGCCGCTTGGGTTATTCCACGCGATGAGCGCAAGTACAGCAAAGCGAGCAAGTGGGTATTTGAAAAATTCCCGTCACTGCGTCGCTTATACCGCGCCCGTTTATACATGACGAATGAAATGCGCGTTTGGCCAATTTTTCACCCTAGTATTGCTGTTGTTGCAGAGTTCTTTGCTAAACAGTTTATTCGTGCGCAAGTGAAAGATCCGGTGGTGCGTAAAAAACTAACACCCGATTATATGCTCGGTTGTAAGCGTATTTTGATTTCGAATAAATGGTATCCAGCCTTTAATCGGGACAATGTTGATTTAATTACCGATGGCATTAAAGAGATTCGTGAACATAGTATCGTTGATAGCAATGGTGTTGAGCGCGAAGTAGATACCATTATTTTAGGCACAGGTTTTATTGTTGATCCTCGTGGTTATATGAATAAATTCAACCTGAAAGGCTTGCCGGGTCACGATATTTTAGAAGACTGGAAAGACGGTGCTGAAGCCTATTTAGGTAACACCGTCACTGGGTATCCAAATATGTTCCAATTAGTGGGGCCGAACGCTGGCTTAGGACATAATTCGATCTTGTTTATGATTGAATCTCAAGTGCACTACATTCTTCAGTGTATGAAAGAAGTTCAGAAGCGCGATGTGGGTTACTTAAATGTGAAGAAAGAAGCGCAAGTGGAATTTAACGAAGAGATGCAATCTCGCATTAAAGGTTCCGTTTGGACTTCAGGCTGTAAGAGCTGGTATCAGCAAGCGGATGGTAAAAACTTCGCTTTATGGCCTTCGTCAACTATGGAGTTCTACCGTCGTAACCGTAATGTTATTGCTCGCCACTACGAGTGGGTGAAAGTTGAAGCCAAGCCGCAAGCCACTGTGCAGCTTGGTTCGAAGGAGCGCGTTGTTGCTAAAGCTAAAAGTAAGACGGCTGCAGCGAAGGAAGTCAGCGCGTGA
- a CDS encoding AraC family transcriptional regulator has translation MTLRSILALSFTIDQIQRNYGLDPAPILARHGMRKDQFDGNAVISQADELAILSDLFIDLSHDPLAAVKIGSTFGLSGYGAYAMMLMSCSTVYESIQLGIRYQEMSYLFSKISFELDGENASIILTPYRVPEHLHRFVIDRDVAGTFQFLNLMQTMIGQHTHPLEICIPYPKPLEAEFYEKQFQCPVKFGTDVIRFLIPGDILKKTLPNANTTALTLYRQQCDELLSKRSQVNNGTLAERVKHHLEMFKEELPAIKDCAESFSSSERQFRRDLKEEGTTYQQLLDKVRSEKACKLLDNSKTSVEQIALLLGYTESAAFIRAFKKWHGITPAQYRKR, from the coding sequence ATGACTCTTAGATCTATCCTTGCACTCAGTTTTACCATCGACCAAATTCAACGCAATTATGGTCTCGACCCCGCGCCAATACTGGCGCGGCACGGCATGCGCAAAGATCAATTTGATGGTAATGCGGTAATCAGTCAGGCCGACGAATTGGCGATACTTTCCGACCTGTTTATTGATCTAAGTCATGACCCATTAGCCGCTGTAAAAATCGGTTCGACCTTCGGACTATCAGGATATGGCGCTTACGCCATGATGTTGATGAGCTGCAGCACGGTTTACGAGTCAATCCAACTCGGTATTCGCTACCAAGAAATGAGCTATTTGTTCAGTAAAATAAGTTTCGAGCTGGATGGTGAGAATGCGAGCATCATTCTAACGCCCTATCGTGTCCCTGAGCATTTGCATCGTTTTGTGATTGATCGCGACGTTGCAGGCACCTTTCAATTTTTAAATTTAATGCAAACAATGATCGGGCAACACACCCACCCATTAGAAATTTGCATCCCTTATCCAAAACCATTAGAAGCCGAATTTTACGAAAAACAATTTCAATGCCCTGTTAAATTTGGCACTGATGTTATTCGTTTTTTAATTCCTGGCGATATTTTGAAAAAAACACTGCCCAACGCGAATACAACGGCATTAACACTGTATCGCCAACAATGCGATGAATTATTAAGCAAACGTAGTCAGGTCAATAACGGTACTCTAGCGGAGCGAGTAAAGCACCACTTAGAAATGTTTAAGGAGGAGTTGCCGGCGATAAAAGATTGTGCGGAATCGTTTAGTAGTAGCGAACGACAATTTCGTCGTGATTTAAAAGAAGAAGGAACTACATATCAACAATTATTGGACAAAGTACGCTCTGAAAAAGCCTGTAAATTACTCGACAACAGTAAAACCAGTGTCGAACAAATCGCTTTATTACTCGGATATACCGAGTCTGCAGCATTTATTCGTGCGTTTAAGAAATGGCATGGCATTACACCGGCACAATATCGCAAACGTTAA
- a CDS encoding methyl-accepting chemotaxis protein, whose translation MPNLSLLFNPLARLLIAMTISFIGYITYAIISGVLWPAIVSIATLSMLGLLSYRSHLQSSITAKDIKHILALAEQGKLTRRIDVGMGKSRMSGISSSINNFLDQVETYIREVEICFKEASENRYYRRPLDKGMHGAFGDSLRQINQAFYSMEEAYLLQHRQALDQNIGSVKTNSLLKNLDRNQQDLNKVAGEMGHVENIAKEGVQLSTDALVEITTVTSSLQQQANHVKEIQQTTSQLNKQTEKISKILLLIDDIAGKTNLLALNAAIEAARAGEAGRGFSVVADEVRSLAESTRNATADINGMVNDFKLVSSRMEQQASDVVEMTDLALIANEKFSSSFNKLASIAQKTYEKVNYSLIVSYASLIKVDHMIYIQNGYQAMESGKGSAAWNAVEVDHHHCRFGKWYDTGIGHKYFSHLPTYNAIAPMHEAVHKSMHEILKQVGEENWRRKISIHTEIQSGFTRMESYSNQLIELVDKLTEEKLRFETASGDSETDIELF comes from the coding sequence ATGCCGAATTTATCCTTGCTTTTTAATCCACTCGCTAGATTACTGATTGCCATGACGATCTCCTTCATCGGCTACATTACTTATGCCATCATCAGTGGCGTACTCTGGCCTGCAATCGTATCCATTGCAACACTATCAATGCTGGGACTTCTGTCCTACCGATCACACCTGCAGTCCTCAATAACTGCAAAGGACATTAAACATATCCTTGCCCTAGCCGAGCAAGGAAAGCTAACTCGTCGCATTGACGTTGGCATGGGTAAATCCAGAATGTCAGGGATATCGAGTAGTATTAACAACTTTCTAGATCAGGTAGAAACCTACATTCGTGAAGTTGAAATTTGCTTTAAAGAAGCTTCCGAGAATCGATATTATCGTCGCCCATTGGATAAAGGTATGCATGGTGCTTTTGGTGATTCGCTACGGCAGATAAATCAAGCTTTTTACTCCATGGAAGAAGCATATTTACTGCAACACAGACAGGCACTGGATCAAAATATCGGCAGCGTAAAAACCAATAGTCTTTTAAAAAATCTCGACAGAAATCAACAGGACTTAAATAAAGTTGCTGGAGAAATGGGACATGTAGAAAATATTGCCAAAGAAGGCGTGCAATTATCCACCGATGCCCTAGTGGAAATTACGACTGTTACATCGAGCCTCCAACAGCAAGCTAACCATGTAAAAGAAATACAGCAAACGACATCTCAGCTTAATAAACAAACAGAAAAAATAAGTAAAATCCTGTTATTAATTGATGATATTGCAGGAAAAACAAATTTATTGGCATTAAATGCCGCTATTGAAGCTGCTCGCGCAGGAGAGGCCGGGCGAGGTTTCTCCGTCGTTGCCGATGAAGTTCGTTCTCTGGCTGAAAGTACGAGAAATGCCACGGCGGACATTAATGGTATGGTAAATGATTTCAAACTAGTCAGCAGTCGCATGGAGCAGCAAGCAAGCGATGTTGTTGAGATGACCGATCTAGCATTAATCGCGAATGAGAAATTTTCATCTTCATTCAATAAACTAGCGAGCATTGCGCAAAAAACATACGAAAAAGTTAATTATTCACTCATCGTAAGTTATGCTTCATTAATAAAAGTAGATCACATGATTTACATTCAAAATGGCTATCAAGCAATGGAGAGTGGTAAAGGTTCCGCCGCATGGAATGCGGTTGAGGTAGATCATCATCACTGCCGATTCGGTAAATGGTACGACACAGGAATAGGACATAAATACTTTTCGCATCTGCCTACTTATAACGCGATCGCCCCAATGCATGAAGCTGTTCATAAATCCATGCATGAAATTCTCAAACAAGTGGGCGAAGAAAATTGGCGCCGAAAAATATCGATTCATACTGAGATTCAGTCTGGTTTTACACGTATGGAATCATACAGCAACCAATTAATAGAACTGGTTGATAAACTGACGGAAGAAAAACTGAGATTTGAAACGGCTTCCGGCGATTCGGAAACCGATATAGAGCTGTTTTAA